The sequence below is a genomic window from Candidatus Hydrogenedentota bacterium.
CGGATACAAGCTGACGTTCGGCGCGTCGCTGATCGCCGCGCTGATCAACGCGGTGTTCGGCTTCATAGTGGCGTGGACGCTCGTGCGCTACCGCTTTCCCGGAAAACGAGTCGTGGACGCGATGGTCGACCTCCCGTTCGCGCTGCCTACCGCCGTGTCGGGCATTGCGTTGACGGCCATCTACGCGCGCAACGGCTGGATTGGCAAACCGCTGGAAGCACTGGGCATCCAGGCGGCGTTCTCGCCGATCGGCGTTGTTATTGCGCTGACTTTCATCGGACTGCCCTTTGTCGTGCGCACGCTGCAACCCGCACTGCAAGACCTCGATCCCGAATATGAAGAGGCCGCGGCGAGCCTGGGCGCAACCCGGTTTCAGACGTTCAGAAAGGTGATTGTGCCGGCGATCATGCCCGCGTTGCTCACGGGTTTCGCGCTGGCCTTCGCGCGGGCGATAGGCGAATACGGTTCCGTCGTGTTCATTTCCGGGAACATGCCCATGAAAACCGAGATCGCGAGCCTGCTGATCATCGCGAAACTGGAGCAATACGACTATGCGGGCGCCACGGCCATCGCCGTCGTCATGCTGATCGCTTCCTTCGTGCTGCTCTTTGGCATCAACCTGCTGCAATGGTGGAGCACCCACCGCTATACAAAGGGCGCGTGACATGTCCGCTTCGGCTCCGGTGTCCCAACGTGCGACGCGCTTAGTGTGGCGCAATCCGACGGGCGAGCCCTGGTGGGTGAAGATGCTGTTGATCGGCATCAGCATCCTCTTTCTCGGGCTTTTCCTGCTCGCGCCGCTTGTGGCCGTGTTCACGGAAGCATTGCGCAAAGGCGTCGAGGCCTATTGGGCGAGCTTTCGCGACCCTGCGGCGCTGGCGGCCATCAAGTTGACCCTGATCACGGCGGGTATCGCCGTGCCCGCGAACCTCGTTTTCGGTCTCGCCGCGGCGTGGGCCGTCACGAAATTCCAATTCCGCGGCCGGAATATCCTGGTGACATTGATCGACCTGCCCTTTGCCGTTTCGCCGGTGGTTTCGGGGCTCATCTACGTGCTCCTCTTCGGGAGACAAGGACTGGCCGGTCCGTGGCTTGCGGAAAACGACATCAAGATTATCTTCGCCGTGCCCGGCATTGTGCTGGCAACGGTCTTTGTCACGTTTCCTTTCGTAGCGCGCGAATTGATTCCGCTGATGCAGGAACAAGGCACGGACGAGGAGCAGGCCGCGCTGTTGCTGGGCGCGAATGGCCGCCAGACCTTCTGGCGCGTGACCCTGCCCAATATCAAGTGGGCGCTGCTATATGGCGTTATTTTGTGTAATGCGCGCGCGATGGGCGAATTCGGCGCGGTCTCCGTGGTGTCCGGGCATATTCGCGGCAAGACCAACACCATACCGCTGCACGTCGAGATTCTCTATAACGAGTACAACTTTGTGGCGGCCTTCGCGGTGGCGTCATTGCTGGCCCTGCTGGCACTGGCGACGCTCGTCTTGAAGAGTCTCATCGAGTGGCGCAGCCGGCGGGTCATGAGCGACGAGGACACCGCGCCCGCTGACGCCTGAACGAAAAAGAAACGACGACCCTGCGCAGGGAGGAGTGAATGATGAGCATTGAGGTGCGGCACATTACGAAGACGTTCGGCCGTTTCAAGGCGCTGGACGACGTGAGCCTGGAAGTGCCGGATGGGGAATTGGTGGCGCTGCTCGGGCCGTCCGGTTCGGGCAAGACAACGCTCCTGCGAATCATCGCTGGACTGGACCAGCCGGACCCGCGGCCCGAGAGTGAGATTCTGTTTCACCAGGAGAACGTCGCGCGGCGCGGCGCGGGACAGCGGCACGTGGGTTTTGTGTTTCAGCACTATGCGTTGTTCCGGCACATGACCGTTTTCGAGAACATCGCGTTCGGGATGCGCGTACGGCCGCGGCGGCAGCGGCCATCCAAGGCGGAAATCCAGTCGCGCGTACGCGAATTGTTGCGCTTGATCCAGTTGGAGAACCTCGAAAACCGTTACCCCAACCAGCTGTCCGGTGGGCAGCGCCAGCGCGTCGCTCTGGCGCGGGCGCTCGCCATTGAGCCGCGGGTGTTGCTGCTGGATGAGCCGTTCGGCGCGCTCGACGCGAAAGTGCGTCAGGAACTGCGCCGCTGGCTGCGCCGCTTGCACGACGAGATTCACGTGACCAGCATTTTCGTCACGCACGACCAGGAAGAAGCGTTGGAAGTGGCCGACCTCGTGGTGGTGACCAACGAGGGCCGCATCGAGCAGGTGGGTACGCCGGAAGAAGTGTTTCACAGGCCCGCTACGGAATTTGTGGTCAAGTTCCTGGGCAATATAAACCTGTTTCACGGGCGCGTGGCCGCGGGTGCGGTCACCTTCGGCCCGCTCGTGCTCGGCCAGGCGCAAAAGCCCGTGCCGGACGGCCAGGAAGCCCGCGCGTTCGTGCGTCCTTACGACCTGGAAATCCACCGCAAAAACGGCGACCGTCCGATGCTCGATGCGCGCGTCGTGCGCGTGTTGTCCGCCGGGCCGGTGGTCAAGGTGGAACTCAAAGCGGAAACGGGTGAGCCGCTCTTCGTCGAGGTGCCCCATGACCGGTTCAAGGAACTGAATCTGAAACGGGACGAGCGCGTCTTCGTCAGTGTGCGCGACGCGCGCGTTTTCGTCGAAGACTATGCGATCTAACGAAGTTGATCCTCTTCGTTCCGTTGGCTAGAGTCTGCTGCAAGAGAACCGGAGGGTGTTTGTGCGAAGAGGATGTTGCCTCGGTTGTCTAATCTCGCCGGTGCTCGTGGGCGCGTGTGTCGCGGGTGTGGCGTATCTCGCGGCCAAGATGGACCTCACGCATGAAGCACCGCGTATCGACACGGTGGCGCACATGGGCGGGCAGCCCGAAGTGCTTGTGCGTTTGAACCCCAACGCGCCGGAACTGGTGTCGCTGCTATTGGAGGGTTTTAGCGGCGCGCCGCCGCAATTCGTCACCGCGTTCCTGCCACACGAAGCGACACTGGCCATCGGCTTCGACGGCGAACAGGAACAGGCGTCATGCGTGCTGGCGCTGAGCCTGCGCCGGTTGACGGGCGCGCTCGCGTGGCTCGCAAGCGACCCGGAAGGGTGGCGTATTTCGCCCGTCCAGCAGGGGATTCAGGCCGCCAAGGAAGCCGACGGGCTCTGGGTAGTCCGTTCGCACTGGCCCGTTTCGGGAGAAATGCGGGAGCGCGCCGCCGCATGGTGGCCGGAAGCCCGGTTTGCTCCACTCGAGCTGGAGGGCGGGCATGTGCTCGAAGCGTTGCTCGACAACCGTTCGGGCGGCGCCCTGCTCGCTCTCGAAGCGCTGCTTGCACCCAGGGACTTGGCGCTGGAACAGCGCGAGGCGGTGGTGAACGCGCCGTTTGACATGGAAGCGCAGCGTCTTCCGGGCATCTTCCGGCGGTTGGAAGCGGTCCGCTTGTCAGCTGATATCGAGGAGGCGAACCGCGCAAGGGTGCGCGTGGAGGCCAACGGCCGCGACGAAGCCGCCGCTGAAAGCTTGGCCTTTTTCCTGTACACGCTTCGCGACTTGGCGTATCGCGAATTGATTGAGGAAGACATCGTGCTGACAGGCGACATTCTCGTAAGCGGCGCCGCCGTGCGCGGTATTTTCACCATTGACGGCATTCACGATAGGCTGGTCCGCGCGATTCGGGAGAACGCGCGATAGAAGGAGGCCACACTTGCCTTTGAGCCTGGTCAGCATCCTCTTCTTGTGCGGAACGGCGTGGAATGTCCCGGCGCAAGAGACTGAAGTCGAAGCCATTCTGGCCCGGCTGACGCTCGAGCAGAAAGCGATGCAGATGCATCTCGTTGGTTATGCGGGCATCGCGCTCGCGCCCGAAATGCGCGCCCTGATTGCGGAAGAGCGCATTGGCGGATTCTTCCTGCAGGTTCCGGAAAACTTCACGTTTCCGGAGGAGTGCGCGACGCTCGTTAACGAGATTCAAAGCGTCGCGATGGACGGCGGCCGGGGCATCCCGCTGTTTGTCGCGTTGGACGGGGAGGGCGGCGTGGCCGCGCCGATTCACTACATGCTCGGCGCGACGCCGACGCCGGGCAATATGGCGCTGGGCGCATCGGGGCGGGAAGCGGACGCCTACGCCGCCTATCACACGCTGGGCGTCGAGATGCGCGCGTGCGGTGTTAACGTGAACTTCGCGCCTGCGATAGACGTCCTCACGCGTCCGGAAAACCCGGACTACACGGTCCGCAGTTTCGGCGGAGACATGGCGCGGAACGCGCTCCTGGGCCGCGCGGCGGTGCGGGGCTTGCAGGATGCGGGAGTTATCGCCTGCGCCAAACACTTTCCCGGTCTGGCCTACTACGTGGAGGATACGCACAGCGCCGCGCCACACGTGACCCTGAGCGACGCCGAACTGTGGGAAGGCGGCCTGGGGCATTGGGGCGCGGTCATTGAGGCCGGAACCGGCATGGTCATGACGGGCCATGTGTATATCGATGCATGGGACCCTGATTTTCCNNNNNNNNNNNNNNNNNNNNNNNNNNNNNNNNNNNNNNNNNNNNNNNNNNNNNNNNNNNNNNNNNNNNNNNNNNNNNNNNNNNNNNNNNNNNNNNNNNNNTGTCGCGGCGAACAGCCCCGTGCCCATCAGCCTGGAAGCCGCGGTGAAGGTCATGTTTGGCGAGGCCGCGCCCGGCGGCACGCTGCCCATGCCCGTGGGCGGCCTGTATGCCATCGGTTATCCGGGGCTCTATCACGCGCCGGATTCGCCGGTGGCTGCCGCAGCGCCGGAGCCGTAATAATCGTGTGCATTCCTGCGCGCGAAAAGTCCGGAATATCCGGTTCGGTAAGGGCGCACCGTGCCGGGCGTGGTGCTTATTGTTTGTGAAGACAGGGAGAACAGGCAATATCGGAGGCTTGATGCGACGGATACTACTGACGATGGCGGCCTTTGCGGCGCTGACGCCTGAATTGACGGCGGCGGAGGCCGGGGAGTTCTTGTTGCCCTCTCTTGTCGCAGCGGACACGTGGCGGCCCGGCACGGGTACGGTTGCGGCCAGCGATGTCGAGGTAGGCGGCAAAGCGGTCGTGCGTCTGCCCTGCAATTTCTCGTCGGGTATCGAGCGCGCCTATTGGGATGCGGATGTCACGCTGGACCTTGCCGAGGCACGCGGCGTGCGGTTTCATCTCTACTGCGGCGATCCCAGCCCCATTGGCGGCTTCACGCTCTATTTCAGGAGCGGCGAACACTGGTATTCAACGCCGTTTTCGCTCGAAGCCGCGGAGAAATGGTGCACGGTGACGGCTGACAAGCTGGACACGGCGACGGAGGGGGACGCGCCGGGCTGGAAGCAAATCGACAGGGTGCGCTTTTCCGTCTGGCGCGGCGCCAGTGAAGATACGGCTCTCTACGTTGCCGGGTTTGCCGTTGTCCCCTCCACGGGGGCAATCGCCGTAGTGCGCGCGGAGTCAGCGGGGCGGGATGCGCGCACCGTCAAGGACGCAGCGCAACGGGTCGGGTGTCTTCTTGACGATTTGGGCATACCCTTTGCCGCGATCAGTGACCTGGACCTGACCCCGGCGCTGCTCGAAGGCAAACGAGTCGCGGTCCTGCCCTACAACCCCGTCATGTGTGCACAGGCGATGCAGGCGCTCGACGTCTTCGTCAAAGGCGGGGGCAAGATCGTCTCCTTTTACGTGTTGCCAGCCGCACTGGCGGAAACCGTCGGACTGCAGGCGGGCAGACACGTGCCTGCGGCTTACCCGGGGTACTTTGCGTCCATCCGCCCGACGGACCAGCCGCTCAACGGCTTGCCCGCGAAGACAGCGCAGGCGTCGTGGAACATCATCGAGTGGACCGGCGGCCGCGTCGCTGCGGCATGGTGGAATGCCGAAGACAGCGCGACGAATCTTCCCGCAATCGTGGTGACGGAAAAAGCCGCGCACATGACGCACATCTTGCTGGGCGACGACGCGGCCAACAAGGCACTCTTGCTCCTGTCGATGATCGGGCAGTTCGTGCCGGAGAGCTGGGAGCAGGCAGCCGCGGCGTATCTTTCTCACGCCGGGATTGTGGGGCCGTTTTCGGGCTACGACGCGGCGCGGCGCGGAATTCGGGAACGCTCCCGCAATGGGGCAGGGGAGGAACTGCTTGCCAAAGCCGAAGCAACTTACCGTGAGGCGCAAGGCCTGATCGCGGCGGGGAGGCACGTGGAGGCCATAGGCTCTGCACGGCGGTCACATGACGACCTGACGCGCGCGTGGTGCGCGGTGCAGACGCCGCTGCTCAACGAGTTCCGCGGGTTCTGGTGCCATGACGCATTCGGCGTGGAGGGCCTGACATGGGATGCGGCGGCGCGCATCCTTGCGGAGAACGGCTTTACGGCTGTCTTTCCCAACCTGATGTGGGGCGGCGTCGCGTATTACCCAAGCGATGTGCTACCGGTCGCGCCCGAAGTGGCCGGGCGCGGAGACCAGGCGGCGGCGTGTCTGGCGGCGTGCCGGAAATACGGGATCGAATGCCATGTCTGGAAAGTGAACTGGTACACGGGCGGCCGCGCGCCCGCGGCGTTTATCGAGCAGATGCAGGCCGCTGGCCGGACACAGGTGAACCGGGACGGCACCGTTCGGGCCGAATGGTTGTGCCCGTCTCATCCGGATAACCAGCAACTAGAAATCGATGCGATGCTTGAAGTGGCTGAGAAATACGACGTGGACGGTGTGCATTTCGACTATATCCGCTATCCGGACCGCAACGCATGTTATTGCCAGGGCTGCAGGCGGCGTTTTGAAGCGGCTATCGGCCGCACAATCGAGCGCTGGCCTCAGGATGTGGCGGAGGGCACGGTTCTGAATACGCGGTGGCTGCAGTTCAGGCGCGACCAGATTACGCGTGTTGTCGCAAGCGTCGGTGAGGCGATACGCGGCCGGAAGCCGGGCATGAAGGTGTCGGCCGCCGTGTTCCGCAACGCCGCGGTGGACCGGGACGCGGTCGGGCAGGACTGGCTGCTCTGGTGCGAGAAGGGCTACGTTGATTTTGTGTGCCCCATGGATTACACCGCTTTTGATGGCGATTTCGAGCGCATGGTCCGGCAGCAGCGGGCGTGGGCGGGCAAGACACCGTGCTATCCGGGCATTGGCTTGAGCGTGTGGCCGGATTCGGAAGGCATCGAGCGCCTGATCGAGCAGGTTGCCATCACGCGCAAGCTGGACACCGGCGGGTTCCTGGTGTTCAACTATGGCCGCCGTGAGGCGACGGAGATTCTTCCCTTGTGTGGTCTGGGCCTGACGCGGCGGGCAGATTGACGGCGTGATGCAGCACCAGAAAGGATGACCAGAGTCATGCAAAACAGGGTGAAAGTGCTTGTCATGGGGATGGCAATCATGCAGGCGCTGACAGGCGCCGCCGACGTGTTCTCGGCCATCGATATCGGGCAGGTCGAGGTCGGCGGAGAGT
It includes:
- the cysT gene encoding sulfate ABC transporter permease subunit CysT, with the translated sequence MMRWRQFSVLPGFGLTLGYTMLYLSLIVLIPLSGLFLKTATMTWSDFWGAVTDPRVLAGYKLTFGASLIAALINAVFGFIVAWTLVRYRFPGKRVVDAMVDLPFALPTAVSGIALTAIYARNGWIGKPLEALGIQAAFSPIGVVIALTFIGLPFVVRTLQPALQDLDPEYEEAAASLGATRFQTFRKVIVPAIMPALLTGFALAFARAIGEYGSVVFISGNMPMKTEIASLLIIAKLEQYDYAGATAIAVVMLIASFVLLFGINLLQWWSTHRYTKGA
- the cysW gene encoding sulfate ABC transporter permease subunit CysW, with amino-acid sequence MSASAPVSQRATRLVWRNPTGEPWWVKMLLIGISILFLGLFLLAPLVAVFTEALRKGVEAYWASFRDPAALAAIKLTLITAGIAVPANLVFGLAAAWAVTKFQFRGRNILVTLIDLPFAVSPVVSGLIYVLLFGRQGLAGPWLAENDIKIIFAVPGIVLATVFVTFPFVARELIPLMQEQGTDEEQAALLLGANGRQTFWRVTLPNIKWALLYGVILCNARAMGEFGAVSVVSGHIRGKTNTIPLHVEILYNEYNFVAAFAVASLLALLALATLVLKSLIEWRSRRVMSDEDTAPADA
- a CDS encoding sulfate ABC transporter ATP-binding protein gives rise to the protein MSIEVRHITKTFGRFKALDDVSLEVPDGELVALLGPSGSGKTTLLRIIAGLDQPDPRPESEILFHQENVARRGAGQRHVGFVFQHYALFRHMTVFENIAFGMRVRPRRQRPSKAEIQSRVRELLRLIQLENLENRYPNQLSGGQRQRVALARALAIEPRVLLLDEPFGALDAKVRQELRRWLRRLHDEIHVTSIFVTHDQEEALEVADLVVVTNEGRIEQVGTPEEVFHRPATEFVVKFLGNINLFHGRVAAGAVTFGPLVLGQAQKPVPDGQEARAFVRPYDLEIHRKNGDRPMLDARVVRVLSAGPVVKVELKAETGEPLFVEVPHDRFKELNLKRDERVFVSVRDARVFVEDYAI
- a CDS encoding glycoside hydrolase family 3 protein → MPLSLVSILFLCGTAWNVPAQETEVEAILARLTLEQKAMQMHLVGYAGIALAPEMRALIAEERIGGFFLQVPENFTFPEECATLVNEIQSVAMDGGRGIPLFVALDGEGGVAAPIHYMLGATPTPGNMALGASGREADAYAAYHTLGVEMRACGVNVNFAPAIDVLTRPENPDYTVRSFGGDMARNALLGRAAVRGLQDAGVIACAKHFPGLAYYVEDTHSAAPHVTLSDAELWEGGLGHWGAVIEAGTGMVMTGHVYIDAWDPDFP
- a CDS encoding family 10 glycosylhydrolase, with translation MRRILLTMAAFAALTPELTAAEAGEFLLPSLVAADTWRPGTGTVAASDVEVGGKAVVRLPCNFSSGIERAYWDADVTLDLAEARGVRFHLYCGDPSPIGGFTLYFRSGEHWYSTPFSLEAAEKWCTVTADKLDTATEGDAPGWKQIDRVRFSVWRGASEDTALYVAGFAVVPSTGAIAVVRAESAGRDARTVKDAAQRVGCLLDDLGIPFAAISDLDLTPALLEGKRVAVLPYNPVMCAQAMQALDVFVKGGGKIVSFYVLPAALAETVGLQAGRHVPAAYPGYFASIRPTDQPLNGLPAKTAQASWNIIEWTGGRVAAAWWNAEDSATNLPAIVVTEKAAHMTHILLGDDAANKALLLLSMIGQFVPESWEQAAAAYLSHAGIVGPFSGYDAARRGIRERSRNGAGEELLAKAEATYREAQGLIAAGRHVEAIGSARRSHDDLTRAWCAVQTPLLNEFRGFWCHDAFGVEGLTWDAAARILAENGFTAVFPNLMWGGVAYYPSDVLPVAPEVAGRGDQAAACLAACRKYGIECHVWKVNWYTGGRAPAAFIEQMQAAGRTQVNRDGTVRAEWLCPSHPDNQQLEIDAMLEVAEKYDVDGVHFDYIRYPDRNACYCQGCRRRFEAAIGRTIERWPQDVAEGTVLNTRWLQFRRDQITRVVASVGEAIRGRKPGMKVSAAVFRNAAVDRDAVGQDWLLWCEKGYVDFVCPMDYTAFDGDFERMVRQQRAWAGKTPCYPGIGLSVWPDSEGIERLIEQVAITRKLDTGGFLVFNYGRREATEILPLCGLGLTRRAD